Genomic segment of Paenibacillaceae bacterium GAS479:
GTGTCGAAGTTCAGCGCAATATTACCGTGAAACACGCGGCTGTCCGGCTTAAAGGTTACCTTTGTGCCCGTCTGGCGCGTCGTACCCGTAACGACAAGTCCGGTGACAGGCTCACCTACATGCTCTTTGCCTTTTTTATCAACCCAGTACTCAAAGCGTTGTTTATGTATTTTGCCATCGCGGTAGATTTCCACCTCGAGCCATTCCGACAGAGCGTTGGTTACAGACGCACCAACCCCGTGCAAACCGCCGGATTTCTTGTATCCGCCGCCGCCAAACTTGCCGCCAGCATGCAGAATCGTAAATACGACCTGCGGTGTCGGGATGCCGCTTTTATGCATTCCGGTTGGAATGCCTCGGCCATTATCATGTACAGTCACCGATCCGTTTTTGTGCAGCGTCACACTGATTTCTGTACAGAACTTGGCCAGATGCTCATCGACCGCGTTATCTACAATTTCCCATACCAGGTGATGCAGGCCCGAGTTCGTTGTACTACCAATGTACATACCCGGGCGCTTGCGTACTGCGGTAAGTCCTTCTAGAATCTGGATGTCATCCGCATCATAGGAAGGGCCCTTCGCTGTATTTGCCGATTCGGTTGCGTAAAGGTCCAGATGTTCGGCCATACGCGTCCCCCTTTTCTCATTGCCCTAATTCCGACTGAGGGGCAGCACGGTGTGTCGTGCGACTCCCTCCGGGAACAACTCACGCTATTTTAATTCAATATATCCTGTTTCGTAAAGACACCGAACGACACGATGAGCGCGCCGAGCATCCAAATCCCAAGCACAGAAAGCGAGAAAACGATGTCCATGCCTGCAATCGGCGGAGGTGTTCCCTCCAAATAATCGGTCAAATCGATATTGACGGAGAAAATATATTTGGCCGTCTCCCAGGAGGAAGCCATGCCTGCCAAAATGCTGCCTGAGATGACAGCCGCCATCATCGTCACGATGCTTGCCGCCGTGCTGCGCACAAGCACCGACACCATAAGCGCCAAAATCGCAATTGTCATACAGGATACCCAAATCAGGCCGCTCTGCATGATGACAAACTGCCACTGCGGTACCGGATGCACACCGCTGGCATCGATAGAACCGCTGTTGATGACGAAGCCAGTGAATACCGGCATGGTCCAGCCGCCATAACCGAATACTAATCCCGATATGAGATAACATACCGCACCCGTTGTAATAATAGCCAAGGAAACATATAGTGTCAGCGCGATTAGTTTGCTAAATAGAATTTTCCAACGCTTGACGGGCCGGGTTAACAGCATTTTGATTGTTCCACTTGTGCGCTCTCCGGAAACGAGATCGGAAGCAAGAGCCAGAATAAGCAGCGGGAAGAACAAGGATACGGAGCTTGCCATAAATTGCCGAGTAAAAGTTGCCGCATCCGGACTGTTCGGATTGACGTCATGATCGAGGTAATATTGCAGCTGCTGTACCTTGATGCGGTCGTACTTCTTCCATTCCTCCGGCATCCGGTCGCTTGCCAGCGTATTCTGCAAATCAGTGATCTGCTGCTGAATCTGGTTGCGCCAATCTTTGAAATTATCGGCATTTGTCTGCGACATCCGCATCTGAGCGTAGGTAAAGAGCGGAATTAACACTAACAGGATAAGAAGAATAACATAGAATCGCTTCTTTTTCCAAATTTTTAACGTCTCGTTCTGAATGAGCGGCAATATATCCATCATACTTGTCCATCCTCCGTCAGCTGCAGGAACAGCTCTTCCAGTGTCGGAGCGACACGCTGCACAGCAGTGATCGAGATCCCTCCGGCGACGAGCTTCTCAATAAGCTCTGGGATGAGGTCTTCACGGACTGTGCTCACAACAGCGCCGGGCAAATACGCAAGCGCGCTGTCATCCATCCGGTACTGACCTTCCTCATACAGCTTTACTTCAGGTTGCGCGGCTAGAATCCGGCGTGTCCCCTCTTGGTTATCCGTCTGCCAAAGCACGTAGGAACCCGCCTGGTCCACCAGCTCATCGACCCGTCCGACCGATAACACCCGGCCTCCACTGATGATGGCAACACGGTCACACATCAGTTGAATTTCACTGAGCAAATGGCTCGAGATGAACAGGCTTAGGCCCGTCTCGGACAGCATACGGATGAACTCGCGTAGCTCCTTGATCCCCTTAGGATCGAGCCCGTTGGTCGGCTCGTCCAAAATGAGCAGCTTCGGACGACCTAGCAGCGCTTGAGCGATACCGAGACGTTGTCGCATGCCGAGCGAATAGGTGCCGACCTTTTCATGGATGCGCTCATCCAGTCTCACAATAGAGACAACTTCGGCAATCCGGGCTTTATCCACGCCTCTCAGCATCCGGGCAAACTGCTCAAGGTTCTCCCAACCGGTCAAATAAGTATACATCTCCGGGTTTTCCACGATGCAGCCGACCTCGGCCAGCGCCTTCTCCGGATGCCGGGTTACGCTATGTCCGCCGATCAAAATTTCGCCTTCCGTCGGTTTGATCAGATCAACCAGCATACGAATCGTTGTCGTTTTACCGGAACCGTTTGGCCCTAGGAAGCCGAATATTTCGCCTGGATACACCTGAAAGCCGACCTCATGAATAATCCATTTGCGGCCAATCTTCTTTTTTAAACCCCGAACATCCAGTACAGGCTGCCCCGTCGTTTTATCCACACGGCCTTGCATAGCTTCAGAGAAGGCAGCAGGGGTTATTTTTGCACGTTCGCGCACGGGATAATCTATCGTCATGTTGCTACTCTCCTTTGCTCTCCTCATCCATATCGGCAATCCCTCTAAAAAGTTAATAATCAGGTCAGAGCCTGAATGATCCGCTGGGCAATCCGTTGATATCCCTGTTGGTTAGGGTGGAATTGGTCAGAAGCTATATAATCCGCGGAGCGTTGCTGAAAAAGATCCATGATCGGCACGAGCACCGCTCGTTCATCCGTGCCAAGAATTTCATATGCTTCATCATTCCATTGTTGCACAGCCGCGCTGCCTCCCCGCAGCTCGGGAATGTCGTAAAACGGATTATAAAGTCCAGTGTAGACCAAAGTGGCATCGGGATTGATCTGACGGATCTTCGTAATAACGCTGCGCAGGGAATCCGCGGCCGATGGAATAGTTGCTTCAATCTCCTCGAT
This window contains:
- a CDS encoding ABC-2 type transport system permease protein gives rise to the protein MMDILPLIQNETLKIWKKKRFYVILLILLVLIPLFTYAQMRMSQTNADNFKDWRNQIQQQITDLQNTLASDRMPEEWKKYDRIKVQQLQYYLDHDVNPNSPDAATFTRQFMASSVSLFFPLLILALASDLVSGERTSGTIKMLLTRPVKRWKILFSKLIALTLYVSLAIITTGAVCYLISGLVFGYGGWTMPVFTGFVINSGSIDASGVHPVPQWQFVIMQSGLIWVSCMTIAILALMVSVLVRSTAASIVTMMAAVISGSILAGMASSWETAKYIFSVNIDLTDYLEGTPPPIAGMDIVFSLSVLGIWMLGALIVSFGVFTKQDILN
- a CDS encoding ABC-2 type transport system ATP-binding protein, yielding MTIDYPVRERAKITPAAFSEAMQGRVDKTTGQPVLDVRGLKKKIGRKWIIHEVGFQVYPGEIFGFLGPNGSGKTTTIRMLVDLIKPTEGEILIGGHSVTRHPEKALAEVGCIVENPEMYTYLTGWENLEQFARMLRGVDKARIAEVVSIVRLDERIHEKVGTYSLGMRQRLGIAQALLGRPKLLILDEPTNGLDPKGIKELREFIRMLSETGLSLFISSHLLSEIQLMCDRVAIISGGRVLSVGRVDELVDQAGSYVLWQTDNQEGTRRILAAQPEVKLYEEGQYRMDDSALAYLPGAVVSTVREDLIPELIEKLVAGGISITAVQRVAPTLEELFLQLTEDGQV